In one window of Fulvia fulva chromosome 5, complete sequence DNA:
- a CDS encoding Ecp53-1: MKFFSAIAGMCLVGMATAVDMAKYSAEKGVEPEFQTYLKELYASAEDPASTTGFTDRFTPAGQLIVLANTAKGAKEILALKRQLLPTEGNKHWNHFPNVTSVDSESSAQKVYQVLGVIETTYDQGNCSAAYYSSRFTVTKDNSGAVQLNTYKGTLVAYDDFVVHPDVTPTAIECGI, from the exons GTCGACATGGCAAAGTACTCTGCCGAGAAAGGCGTGGAGCCGGAGTTCCAGACCTACCTCAAGGA ACTCTATGCATCAGCCGAGGATCCTGCATCCACGACAGGCTTCACCGACCGCTTCACACCTGCTGGCCAGCTCATCGTCCTCGCAAATACCGCCAAAGGTGCAAAGGAGATCTTGGCTCTCAAGCGACAGCTTCTGCCAACTGAAGGAAACAAGCACTGGAATCACTTCCCTAACGTCACATCGGTTGACTCGGAGTCAAGTGCGCAGAAAGTGTACCAAGTGCTTGGAGTCATCGAGACCACCTACGATCAAGGGAATTGCTCAGCTGCTTA TTATTCGAGCCGGTTCACTGTTACAAAGGACAACAGCGGTGCAGTACAGCTCAACACTTACAAGGGTACTCTAGTTGCATACGACGACTTCGTCGTTCACCCTGATGTCACCCCGACTGCCATTGAGTGTGGGATCTGA